From Anopheles arabiensis isolate DONGOLA chromosome 3, AaraD3, whole genome shotgun sequence, a single genomic window includes:
- the LOC120905199 gene encoding neprilysin-1, whose protein sequence is MAALKELHLPARNGGDKTATVPIDPANGYLLRTDVEEGGTVVGGTGGGGSGGPLGAGDIEASGPLLLRPTDRGSAAPVPVVVNFGGPGMATKTSTLAAVDRQGSRGSGSGGGNGKNPRSITPGRGLVGARLSAAFARPTVLGGTMLLVGIAVGILLVYLVGRYRQLDGKSGCSADPFAPGCPDVTDESRRSSNICLTDECVRTASSLLAAMDRTADPCKDFFQFACGTWNKMHVIPEDRSSISTFEVLADQQQAILKGVLEEPVNKEDNRATKKAKAFYKSCMNLEQIRLLDVQALRKSLKKLGGWPVIEKNWTVPSTSIEHLLGKLTGEYDEPGLVELYVGADDKNSSMNIIQVDQLLLALPSRDYYLKESSEGDMKAYHRYMTQIAILMGADKDKAAEELQRIVEFEVRLANATLPEADRHDTSAIYTKITLPELQRRVPQINWKEYLQTTLGTVALHPNESIVSYAMPYLVELGKILRDTDRRIVHNYAIWRLVMSIMTHMIDDYQKERVEFRRKLLGIQSERNRWSQCVEWTNKKLGMAVGALFIRDNFNQESKETALTMIHTIREAFNELLADIDWMDDETRAVAKEKADAMNERIGYPDILTNADELEKEYVNLTIHGGLFLENILSILKWEAERNLQLLRKPVDKNKWATEPAVVNAFYNPNKNDIVFPAGILQPLFYSQNFPKSLNYGGIGVVIGHEITHGFDDKGRQFDKDGNMMQWWNNATIKTFRERAQCIIDQYSRYKIDEVGLYMDGRMTQGENIADNGGLKQSYRAYRKWVSQHGSEPDLPGLNMTHDQLFFLNYAQIWCGSMRPEDALTKIRSSVHSPGIIRVIGPLSNSRDFAEAYRCPLGSPMNPVSKCSVW, encoded by the exons ATGGCAGCCCTTAAGGAGCTCCATCTGCCGGCGCGCAACGGTGGCGACAAAACAGCGACAGTGCCGATCGATCCGGCCAATGGGTATCTGCTAAGGACAGACGTCGAGGAGGGCGGCACGGTGGTCGGTGGTACCGGGGGTGGCGGGTCAGGCGGGCCGCTCGGTGCAGGTGATATTGAAGCTTCCggaccgctgctgctgcggccgaCCGATCGGGGGTCGGCAGCACCGGTCCCGGTGGTAGTGAACTTCGGTGGGCCCGGTATGGCCACCAAAACGAGCACGCTCGCTGCCGTTGACCGGCAGGGAAGTcgtggcagtggcagtggtggCGGCAATGGAAAGAACCCGCGCAGCATAACGCCCGGGCGGGGCTTGGTAGGGGCGCGCCTGTCGGCCGCCTTTGCCCGCCCGACCGTGCTCGGCGGGACGATGCTGCTGGTGGGCATCGCAGTAGGCATCCTGCTGGTGTACCTGGTCGGGCGCTACCGGCAGCTGGATGGGAAATCCGGTTGCAGTGCGGATCCGTTCGCCCCGGGCTGCCCGGACGTGACGGACGAGTCCCGGAGGAGCAGTAACATTTGCCTGACGGACGAGTGTGTTAGGACAG CTTCCTCCCTGCTCGCCGCGATGGACCGGACAGCGGACCCCTGCAAGGACTTTTTCCAGTTCGCGTGCGGTACGTGGAACAAGATGCACGTGATACCGGAGGATCGCAGCTCTATCAGCACGTTTGAG GTGCTTGCAGATCAGCAGCAGGCGATACTGAAGGGCGTCTTGGAGGAACCGGTCAACAAGGAGGACAACCGGGCGACCAAGAAAGCGAAAGCGTTCTACAAGAGCTGCATGAACTTGG agcaaATTCGCTTGCTGGATGTGCAAGCGCTGCGAAAGTCGCTGAAGAAGCTGGGCGGTTGGCCAGTGATAGAGAAGAACTGGACCGTGCCGAGCACCAGCATCGAGCATCTGCTCGGCAAGCTGACGGGCGAGTACGACGAGCCGGGGCTGGTCGAGCTGTACGTCGGTGCGGACGATAAGAACTCCTCCATGAACATCATACAG GTTGATCAGCTGCTGCTAGCGTTGCCGTCGCGCGACTACTATCTGAAGGAGAGCAGCGAGGGCGACATGAAGGCGTACCACCGGTACATGACACAGATCGCTATCCTGATGGGTGCGGACAAGGACAAGGCGGCCGAGGAGCTGCAGCGGATCGTGGAGTTTGAGGTGCGGCTAGCGAACGCGACGCTACCGGAGGCCGATCGCCACGATACCAGTGCCATTTACACGAAGATCACACTGCCCGAGCTGCAGCGCCGGGTGCCGCAGATCAACTGGAAGGAGTACCTGCAG ACCACGCTCGGGACGGTGGCGCTGCACCCGAACGAATCGATCGTGAGCTACGCGATGCCTTATCTGGTGGAGCTGGGCAAGATACTGCGCGACACCGATCGGCGCATTGTGCACAACTACGCCATCTGGCGGCTGGTGATGTCGATCATGACGCACATGATCGACGACTACCAGAAGGAGCGCGTCGAGTTTCGGCGCAAGCTGCTCGGCATCCAGTCGGAGCGCAACCGGTGGTCGCAGTGCGTCGAGTGGACGAACAAGAAGCTCGGCATGGCGGTCGGCGCACTGTTCATACGGGACAACTTCAACCAGGAAAGCAAGGAGACGGCACTGACCATGATACACACGATACGGGAGGCATTTAACGAGCTGCTGGCGGACATTGACTGGATGGATGACGAGACGCGTGCCGTCGCGAAGGAGAAGGCGGACGCGATGAACGAACGGATCGGCTATCCGGACATTCTGACCAATGCGGACGAGTTGGAGAAGGAGTACGTGAAT CTCACGATACacggtggtttgtttttggaaaacaTTCTAAGCATACTGAAGTGGGAGGCTGAGCGGAACCTGCAGCTGCTGCGCAAACCGGTTGACAAAAACAAGTGGGCAACGGAACCGGCCGTTGTAAACGCGTTCTATAATCCCAACAAGAATGATATAG tattTCCCGCCGGCATTCTGCAGCCGCTGTTCTACAGCCAAAACTTCCCGAAATCGCTCAACTACGGCGGCATCGGGGTGGTGATCGGGCACGAAATAACGCACGGGTTCGACGACAAGGGCCGCCAGTTCGACAAGGACGGCAACATGATGCAATGGTGGAACAATGCAACCATCAAGACATTCCGCGAGCGGGCCCAGTGCATCATCGATCAGTATTCGCGCTACAAAATCGACGAGGTGGGCCTGTACATGGACGGGCGGATGACGCAGGGCGAAAACATTGCCGACAACGGGGGCCTCAAGCAGTCGTATCGG GCATACCGCAAGTGGGTTAGCCAGCACGGGTCGGAACCGGACCTGCCGGGGCTAAACATGACCCACGATCAGCTGTTCTTTCTCAACTACGCCCAGATCTGGTGCGGTTCGATGCGGCCCGAGGACGCACTGACCAAGATCCGGTCGTCGGTACACTCGCCCGGCATAATACGTGTGATTGGGCCGCTGTCGAACTCGCGCGACTTTGCCGAAGCGTACCGGTGTCCGCTCGGTTCGCCGATGAATCCTGTTAGTAAATGTAGCGTGTGGTAA